A segment of the Euwallacea fornicatus isolate EFF26 chromosome 25, ASM4011564v1, whole genome shotgun sequence genome:
AAATCCGGGGACAATACAAAGGGACTGCATTTCTTTACAACTTTTTCGGATTTGAAACGTCTGTCTGCAAAAACCTTCTGAATCGTCACATATGGTCAGGTTTTCACTTTGTATCTCAACAACCAATTCTCTTACTTTGTCATTCCTTGCTCTCAAACGGGAAAACTCCTACACAGGATTGTGATTATGAATGGATACAAATTCCATCGAATTCATTTTGGTGTAAAGTTCGACGTTAAAAGTTATTAGATGATATTAGATGCaaggtttttttgaaataaatactacgttttacaataaaagttttattatcataaaatataaaggTTACACTTAAGAATAGTCGTCTTGATCGTCACTATAACTAGACATTGCCATAGATTGCGCCTGTTGAGCAGCAGCCTGCAACTGCTCCCACTGTTGTTGATCGGCAAAAGCCTGTTCTTGTCTCGCTTTGGCAAACAATTCTTGTTGTTGTCTTAATAACTCTTCTTCGGGAATACCTAAATTTTCTAAGCGGGTGCTTTGTCGTCTTCTTTTCGCAGCTACGGCTTTACAATCTTTGAGCACTGCCTCTGCTTCTCCATGGTAATCGCTGAATCCCAACTTATCTAATGCTGGAGAAAACATAATCATAAAAATGGTgttgtttaagaaaaaaaaaaagacagaaCATTTCTTTAAAAGGGCACCAAATTAGCGAAACAgcagtaaacaaaaaaaaaacatatccgGGTAAGTTCGTTATCGAAAAAGTTATtaggaaattaatgaaataggGCCACGCGAAAGAATCTAACGAAtgacttcgggaaatgaaatAGCTTTTCATGCTGATGTGCAAAATTACAGGCATTGTGTGCTAACATAGATatagaaaatcattaaaatttagataGTATATTGAAAGGATTGTGGGGGAAAGGAAATCTTTTGTATATTGTATACAACATACAGGGtctcatttcaaattttattataactttatcATGTCCGGTTTAGTTGGACTTAATATAAAAAGAACAAATACTCTAATTCCTTTAATGCAGTTTCATTTTATCGCATATCTCAGAGACGTTCTTAATATATACAGGTTTCCCCACTAAGGACAAGGACTAAGGACAATTACGGctttatttatgacttttatcgaaaatgatttttactaggtacttattttcaaaaatttatagtttataaCGACTTAATTATGGTTTTAGGCTTATAcagaacaaataaaacaataaaaattaaaattacataacaagaaataattaatttactttattcataataaaattgaacgaaaatattatttatgcgTTGCACAGCATTTCGACTTACCGGTCTATCTGGATGTCTGATGTTGGACTCTGCATTCTGCCGCAGCTTCTGCTGCCGAGCGCGCGTTATCGCCaacaagacgaacaatttctgtctTTACtcttacacttaaattttccgtaattacaaagattaataatttattttgtattaagtACAAATGAGTTCTAATATCGATGTTGACCTTTgttgcgtttgtttgacagttaaacacttcacttgttctccatagcccactatgaatttttgaaaataaataagtaccGAGGGTGcacttttaattcttctacaaaattgttattactgaaaatttttcgatcaaattttgtataggCCCGTTTTGAGGGGGGTCAATCCAGCGGCGTGCACcggttttttccaaaaaaatcgctaatatgatttattaaaatttcgctcctagaaactgtcacagtaggccttgaatttcaCGTCAACCCGGCCATTTTTGATGTAAATGCGCAGTTTATCAAGCTCCATAATTCAAAAAGGTCCGTGCTAAATCGCACAatgaataaactttttacagactgaccccaaaacaagTGATTCACACTGTACATATGTCGGGAAACTATTAATTTCCGAGATACGTGATGTCATAGCTCGGGATTGTGTTTCGTTTTTCCCTACGGcgtctataatttttaatataattataacgtcgtaaaacatttctaaaaaagaaatagtaattttttgtcAGACGCGTTACTCCACCAAAGATATTTCAGTTCGTTTAAGATATAtccaaaaaacgttttaaaaataaaaacttcaatGCCTTGTACGTCAGAAACTATACGTCTTAAAAGCTATTTTGTTGAAggaaatttctattatttttcgtttctttttcGATCCCCGAATTTTCTACCACGAAAATAAGACTACCTTGCGTATAAACAATTTACTAAAAAGTCCCAATTGTTTGTCAACGACAGGACCATCTTTTTCGCTTGAGATGAGCAGGGCGAGGCGATGGCGGGCGTACTAGCTGTGCAAATGAGCCCTGAATATTGGTTTTAAAGCAATATGTTATGCTTAAACTTGGCCAAGAGTGTCAAGGTGACTTTATTAAGAATCATTTGGAAGAATGTGAGAAGGGCATTGTAGATGCTAAGTTTCTGAGGATGATATTGGACCAGAATCTGCCAGGAGCCATACAGATTGGGTGAATTGCCAGGAGATTGCTGAAGGGAGTCTTTACCTTAAGAAATCTATTAGGTTTTGGGTATTTGGGAGTGTTCAGGTTCTCTTATTTCACAGTTTTGCACCTGCATAtctcatataaaattttagcaaGGGTGGGCTCATGTATCAGGGGCACAAGGCTCATTAGCCTGCAAGAAAGAGCTTTGCAACTAAGATAAGGCTTaggatattaaaatatctatcAGTGCATTTTCATGGCCCTGAGAACACTAATTTCCTTTCCACATATATTCTTGACAATCTAGTGTACACAAGGGCGAGTGTGATGTAGCACTTATTCACATGCCAGAGATGATGTAGTGGCCTAATTTTGGATAGGAAAATGGAGAAACTTACCAATACTGTGATACTTTTgccttaaattttgaataattacttTGAACTTATACCTTTAAAAACAGATTGCTTTTAAAGAAATTGTCTCATAAGACTACCACAAGGATTGACAGTTTTGGGCTCTTGATTTACTCTCCTTTGAGCAGCTTGGCAGCTCAAGACATTTCCCAACTTGACAACTTGAACTTACCCATTAAAACATGTTCGGCATTTATGGTTTTCTTGTTCAGTTGGTTACAGATTTCATTGGCTTCAGAGCTCAGTAAGTGGATAAATTCTGTACAGCAATTTAAGACTAATTCCCTAGCTTCATTAGCCATTCTAACAGATGGAATCAGttcttttatcattttgtTAATACTGGCCCTGGGTAAACTTAGCTCCTCATCTTCATTATTGCCAGTCATATCATTGCTTCTATTGGGATTTGACATTATTAATTCTAAACAAAGAAGATATCAATAATATAACAAAGTAAGGGAATTATTCTCTTTTACAATGagaaatgtatatttgtaAATCAGAAGGAACCTAGACCACCAACCAATCTCAGCATCAACAACCAACATGGATCAAgagtaataaaaacaaacataaccAAAGAACAAGGAGCTATAACCTCACATCCTCCTAAGTCACAAGCTATGTAGTCCTGGCCCCAATATTACAGCTGATCTTATTAGTTTCACGGGTTCCTGTGATTACCATCACGGCCTTGAGAAAATCTAACCCAACTGATAATTTCatctaaagaaaattataaaaataagtcTAGAATGTTTCCTCAACTTCTAATTAAAATCTCTGACTATCTCAAAATACCTCCTGGGGAAATTACCAAAAGAGATACTGTAAGTAGACCTAATAGATTTTCTCTCTTAGAAAAGGGGTCATTGAAATCTTCTACCCTAGTATATCATGTGAAGAATTTTAGAATAGTTTAATGCTACAGCAGTCATAGTTGCACAAAACGAATGCAGTACACCACATTAGTCAAAAAGtgatttacattaattttgtattacaTAGCAGTACATATACTTTGCTTCAGACATTACTTAGTATTAATGGAACATTATTTCAGATTTAATGGTATTAGccttgaattatttatttttacattacttaaaataatGCAAACTCAAATAATTACTTGGAATTAGTATTAGCACTGCttgtgttaatttaaaatataaaagataatgctgcttttgacaTTATATGTGCATATTTGGCTTTAGAGAATATCTACTGACCCAAGaatttatgtaattattattaatattgggTACTTAGCCAGCTTTAATGTGATTATCAAGTAAACTCAAGAAACTTTCTGCAAAAATTGACAATTGTTTATTCAACTTCTAATTCACCCTTCATAGGCATTCTGTTTTGTGTTATGCTATCCACAGTAATTAGCATTTATACCCTCATTAATCATATGAAATGTTAGGGCTTCTAGCTTTAAATGCATCTGTTCAGATTGATATTCTACAGACAGATTCTTTAGAAATCTAGAATGTGATCAATATTGAGACTCAATTTTAGTGCTTCTTCAAAAATAGACTTGCAGTTGAAATCACACAGTACAGTCACAATAACACATTAATAATTACCTTCCAAGGTAGCTGTCTAATATACAAATTGTTTCTTTTGCTTTCAGACGTTCATAAGAAGGCATAATAATCAATTTACTAcaggaataataaatattatttttgccaTGTTAAAGGAAACAAAGTCAGATAAAGGTGTTTTAGAAGAGACAGATGAGGCACTTATTTATCAATGGCTTGAATATGGCATAGTCCATGCTTCTAGAGGCAATAATAACCAagcaatttatgaaattttaaaggtgGGTTGATCTAATGCTTATTTCATACACCATATGGTAAGGCTGTTCTATTTCTTTTGAGACTAGTtcagtatattttattaaaattttaaatgcagtACAAACATCTATGCTGGGAAGAGTTCTAAGAAATTCTGTcagaaagttttaat
Coding sequences within it:
- the NC2beta gene encoding protein Dr1 → MSNPNRSNDMTGNNEDEELSLPRASINKMIKELIPSVRMANEARELVLNCCTEFIHLLSSEANEICNQLNKKTINAEHVLMALDKLGFSDYHGEAEAVLKDCKAVAAKRRRQSTRLENLGIPEEELLRQQQELFAKARQEQAFADQQQWEQLQAAAQQAQSMAMSSYSDDQDDYS
- the AIMP3 gene encoding eukaryotic translation elongation factor 1 epsilon-1, translating into MFPQLLIKISDYLKIPPGEITKRDTTFIRRHNNQFTTGIINIIFAMLKETKSDKGVLEETDEALIYQWLEYGIVHASRGNNNQAIYEILKELNSILSSKTFLVGHKLTIADIFLYYVLLNIMLSLSSLEKEKFLNVSRWFDNIQEDPTLRPTNVLVDFSTIYLPTTVLVRQ